The following proteins are encoded in a genomic region of Ignavibacteria bacterium:
- a CDS encoding 1-acyl-sn-glycerol-3-phosphate acyltransferase: MFFFQNIFLIDFRPQNYRMVRSFFRIFTILVHVFFVPAVILLFLPFDKKRNFYKAASKFFGKQLVKIAGIQLEIVGRENIDFSVPHIYISNHASMFDIPCVLAGIPDNIGFVYKQELHWIPFFGLGLRYGKIHTPIHRTKGMSAMESLDVAAQRIKNGGSILLFAEGTRTKDGKLQSFKRGPFYLAVRSGVPVIPLTINGTFKILPKKSFRIQSGNVTLILGKPISIPQTQDKDAEKKLMEEVHKAIEEHYVEQ, translated from the coding sequence ATGTTTTTTTTCCAAAACATTTTTTTAATAGATTTTCGCCCGCAAAATTATAGAATGGTACGTTCTTTCTTTCGCATTTTCACAATTCTTGTTCACGTATTTTTTGTCCCTGCTGTTATTTTACTTTTTCTTCCTTTCGACAAAAAAAGAAATTTTTACAAAGCGGCATCAAAATTTTTTGGGAAACAACTTGTGAAAATTGCAGGAATACAACTTGAAATTGTTGGTAGAGAAAATATTGATTTTTCTGTACCGCATATTTACATTTCCAATCACGCGAGTATGTTCGATATTCCATGTGTGCTTGCGGGAATTCCCGATAATATCGGATTTGTGTATAAACAAGAGTTACATTGGATTCCGTTTTTCGGACTTGGATTAAGGTACGGAAAAATTCATACGCCGATTCATCGTACCAAAGGAATGTCCGCAATGGAAAGTTTGGATGTGGCAGCGCAACGAATTAAAAACGGCGGCTCGATTTTACTTTTTGCCGAAGGAACGCGAACGAAAGATGGAAAACTTCAATCGTTCAAACGCGGACCATTTTATCTTGCTGTTCGAAGTGGTGTTCCCGTTATTCCATTAACGATAAACGGAACATTTAAGATTTTACCGAAGAAATCGTTTCGCATTCAATCGGGAAACGTAACATTGATTTTAGGAAAACCAATTTCCATTCCGCAAACTCAGGATAAAGACGCAGAAAAAAAATTGATGGAAGAAGTTCACAAAGCGATTGAAGAACATTATGTTGAACAATGA